One Methanobacterium sp. genomic region harbors:
- a CDS encoding transglutaminase-like domain-containing protein → MQLNQMDDITDYLKDSEIMDYNSSRIQEKALKLSLDSKNQLETIKNIYEFVRDEILHSLDINGQKVTFKASEVLDNGQGICFAKSNLLAAMLRFLKVPTGFCYQRLTHEGGYILHGLNAVFLDGKWYRLDARGNREDVNAQFSVDGEKIAFPVSKDGEVDYPEIYSKPLESVTTVFNSAETVSELMEKIPDRLIENSI, encoded by the coding sequence TTGCAGCTTAATCAGATGGATGATATAACAGATTATTTGAAAGATTCTGAAATCATGGATTACAATAGTTCCAGGATTCAGGAAAAGGCGCTAAAATTATCTTTAGATTCTAAAAATCAGCTTGAAACTATCAAAAATATTTATGAATTTGTACGGGATGAAATACTCCATTCACTGGACATCAATGGCCAGAAAGTGACTTTTAAAGCGTCTGAAGTTCTGGATAATGGTCAGGGAATTTGTTTTGCAAAATCCAACCTGCTTGCTGCAATGCTGAGATTTTTGAAAGTACCAACAGGTTTTTGCTATCAAAGACTTACTCATGAGGGAGGATACATACTCCATGGGCTTAATGCGGTATTTTTAGATGGTAAATGGTATAGACTGGATGCTAGAGGCAACAGGGAAGATGTGAATGCCCAGTTTTCAGTTGATGGGGAAAAGATTGCATTTCCAGTTTCGAAGGATGGTGAGGTAGATTATCCTGAAATATACAGCAAACCTCTTGAATCAGTTACAACTGTTTTTAATAGTGCTGAAACAGTCAGTGAACTTATGGAAAAGATTCCAGATAGGCTAATTGAGAACAGCATATAA
- a CDS encoding DUF2795 domain-containing protein: MAGMSPEAVYNYLGGVHYPAKKPELIKHAKINGAGADVIHALETLPDEEYKSQDELIRIGSQLKHKEWSEIRHEHGR, encoded by the coding sequence ATGGCCGGAATGAGCCCTGAAGCCGTTTATAATTATTTAGGTGGCGTACACTATCCAGCTAAAAAGCCAGAATTAATTAAACATGCCAAAATTAACGGCGCTGGCGCAGATGTAATCCATGCTTTAGAAACTCTTCCTGATGAAGAGTATAAATCTCAAGATGAACTTATCAGGATAGGATCACAGCTTAAACATAAAGAATGGTCAGAAATTAGGCATGAACACGGCAGATAA